The bacterium genome has a segment encoding these proteins:
- a CDS encoding ABC transporter ATP-binding protein, translating to MASAIEVERVGLTYGSEGSARRVEALRDVGFTVGEGQFVSIIGPSGCGKSTLLKIVADLLPPSTGRVSVFGEDAHRARERQSFGFVFQTPLLFPWRTSLDNVALMLEIQGLGRAERRGRARQFLELVGLAGFEAYRPNELSGGMQQRVAIARALSFEPRILLMDEPFGALDAITRDRMGVELLRIWERTRKTVLLVTHSIPEAVLLSDLVITFTPRPGRVRAVHPIDLPRPRTQEMRLSPGFIDYSRILLKELEGE from the coding sequence ATGGCGAGCGCGATCGAGGTTGAGCGTGTCGGCCTGACCTACGGCTCGGAAGGCAGCGCGCGCCGCGTCGAGGCCTTGCGCGACGTGGGCTTCACGGTCGGCGAAGGGCAGTTCGTCTCGATCATCGGCCCTTCCGGGTGCGGCAAGTCGACGCTGCTCAAGATCGTCGCCGACCTGCTGCCGCCGTCGACCGGACGCGTGTCGGTCTTCGGGGAAGACGCGCATCGGGCGCGGGAGCGGCAGAGTTTCGGCTTCGTGTTTCAGACGCCGCTCTTGTTCCCGTGGCGGACGTCGCTCGACAACGTGGCGTTGATGCTCGAAATTCAGGGCCTCGGCCGCGCGGAGCGCCGCGGGCGCGCCCGGCAGTTTCTCGAGCTCGTGGGGCTCGCCGGCTTCGAGGCCTACCGTCCGAACGAACTGTCGGGAGGGATGCAGCAGCGAGTCGCGATCGCGCGGGCGCTGTCGTTCGAGCCGCGCATCCTCCTGATGGACGAGCCGTTCGGGGCCCTCGACGCGATCACGCGCGACCGGATGGGTGTCGAACTGCTCCGCATCTGGGAGCGGACGCGCAAGACCGTGCTCCTCGTGACGCACAGCATTCCGGAAGCGGTGCTGCTTTCCGACCTCGTGATCACCTTCACGCCGCGGCCGGGCCGGGTCCGGGCCGTGCATCCGATCGATCTGCCGCGTCCCCGGACTCAGGAGATGCGGCTGTCGCCGGGTTTCATCGACTACTCCCGGATCCTCCTGAAAGAGCTCGAAGGCGAATGA
- a CDS encoding M20/M25/M40 family metallo-hydrolase, with translation MNAGPARTAPVDERYLVDTLSRLARVPTDVLLGFNTLMEPDDPKLVHYVQDVVRPELVAIGVYDLLDVPRNNLVARLGAGRSGRALLIQNYTPAQHHNLMDEPFSGKVANAAAYGCPEPAVFGQGVSQNKAHQAVMLAVLKMLVESGARLEGTLYWAVNNEGRSSHECSDAIIKALDPTPSFGIIQIGTGLKISLGNRGRVDVNVHVKGRAAHSSTPSEGLSAIDAANEVINRLRRLKWADRHPLLGGRHAIVYKMRFEPVAPHTLPAEAFLAVDRRLLPGDDPEIATDEVRRAIGDMAPYEVAVETGVLMWPALVDPHLDWVAALGAAHRSVTGADAETVYGQGTFDAGGPCRLGVPTVMYGATGGVWPTGADFVPISQAVAEAEVLAGLIRSHLG, from the coding sequence ATGAACGCCGGCCCCGCCCGCACCGCCCCGGTGGATGAGCGCTACCTCGTCGACACGTTGTCCCGCCTCGCGCGCGTTCCGACCGACGTCCTGCTCGGCTTCAACACGCTCATGGAGCCGGACGATCCGAAGCTGGTTCATTACGTGCAGGATGTGGTGCGGCCGGAGCTGGTCGCGATCGGCGTCTACGATCTCCTCGACGTGCCGCGCAACAATCTCGTCGCGCGGCTCGGCGCCGGCCGCTCGGGCCGCGCGCTGCTGATCCAGAACTACACGCCGGCGCAGCACCACAACCTCATGGACGAGCCGTTTTCCGGCAAGGTCGCGAACGCCGCGGCCTACGGCTGCCCCGAGCCCGCGGTGTTCGGGCAGGGCGTCAGCCAGAACAAGGCCCACCAGGCCGTCATGCTCGCCGTCCTCAAGATGCTGGTCGAATCCGGCGCGCGGCTCGAGGGCACCTTGTACTGGGCGGTCAACAACGAGGGCCGCAGCAGCCACGAGTGTTCGGACGCGATCATCAAGGCCCTCGACCCCACGCCGTCGTTCGGCATCATTCAGATCGGGACCGGCCTCAAGATCTCGCTCGGGAACCGCGGCCGCGTGGACGTCAACGTGCATGTGAAGGGGCGCGCCGCCCACTCCAGCACCCCCTCGGAGGGGCTCAGCGCGATCGACGCCGCCAACGAGGTAATCAACCGGCTCCGCCGGCTCAAGTGGGCGGACCGGCACCCCCTCCTCGGCGGCCGGCACGCGATCGTCTACAAGATGCGCTTCGAGCCGGTCGCCCCGCACACGCTGCCGGCGGAGGCGTTTCTCGCGGTCGACCGGCGTCTGCTGCCGGGCGACGACCCGGAGATCGCGACCGACGAGGTGCGCCGCGCCATCGGCGACATGGCGCCGTACGAGGTCGCCGTCGAGACCGGCGTTCTGATGTGGCCCGCGCTGGTCGATCCGCACCTCGACTGGGTGGCCGCGCTCGGCGCCGCGCATCGCAGCGTGACCGGCGCCGACGCCGAGACCGTGTACGGACAAGGCACCTTCGACGCGGGCGGTCCGTGCCGGCTGGGCGTTCCCACGGTGATGTACGGCGCCACCGGCGGGGTCTGGCCGACCGGCGCTGACTTCGTTCCGATTTCGCAGGCCGTCGCCGAGGCCGAGGTGCTGGCCGGTTTGATCCGTTCCCATCTGGGCTGA
- a CDS encoding ABC transporter permease has translation MTASAREVRERSALREGAAAVAGNVPAAIFFLLLLVAWQVVVDARHVSDFILPSPLVILRTTVRYFPLMMRHTWTTTYEIALGFVIGNAIAVVMALLIVNSRLIEKVFYPLLIASQTIPKVAIAPLFIIWFGSGIAPKVIITAVICFFPTVVNTVQGLKATDENAIDLLRLVAASRVQVFTKLQFPNALPYFFAGLKISIALAVIGAIIGEWVGANSGLGYVILYSTQTLRTDFLFSALFLISVLGVLLYLAVVLLERVFSWRASDRPVGGL, from the coding sequence ATGACGGCGTCGGCGCGCGAGGTTCGCGAGAGGAGCGCGCTGCGGGAGGGCGCGGCCGCGGTCGCGGGCAACGTCCCCGCGGCGATCTTCTTCCTGCTGCTGCTGGTCGCGTGGCAGGTCGTCGTCGACGCGCGCCACGTCAGCGATTTCATCCTGCCGAGTCCGCTCGTCATTCTGCGGACGACGGTGCGGTATTTCCCGCTGATGATGCGGCACACGTGGACCACGACCTACGAGATCGCCCTCGGCTTCGTGATCGGCAACGCGATCGCGGTGGTGATGGCGCTCCTCATTGTGAACTCGCGCCTCATCGAGAAGGTCTTCTATCCGCTGCTGATCGCCTCGCAGACCATTCCGAAAGTCGCGATCGCGCCGCTGTTCATCATCTGGTTCGGGTCCGGCATCGCGCCGAAGGTGATCATCACCGCGGTGATCTGCTTCTTCCCGACCGTGGTGAATACGGTCCAGGGCCTCAAGGCGACGGACGAGAACGCGATCGACCTGCTGCGGTTGGTGGCGGCGTCCCGCGTCCAGGTGTTCACGAAGCTGCAGTTTCCGAACGCGCTGCCGTACTTCTTCGCCGGGCTCAAGATCTCGATCGCGCTCGCCGTCATCGGCGCGATCATCGGCGAGTGGGTCGGCGCGAACTCGGGGCTCGGCTACGTGATTCTGTACTCCACGCAGACCCTGCGGACCGATTTCCTGTTTTCCGCGCTGTTCCTGATCTCGGTGTTGGGCGTCCTGCTGTACCTGGCCGTCGTCCTGCTGGAGCGCGTGTTCTCGTGGCGCGCCTCGGACCGGCCCGTCGGAGGCCTGTGA
- a CDS encoding ABC transporter substrate-binding protein, which produces MDETSSLTTAPTRRLTRRTLIRAGAFAAASGAAGVRRLGGPREARAAGLTKATLRLNFNPNAEHAPYYLGKKKGFYSQQGIDLTILPGTGSSAAVQLVGAGDSMFGVAVADAVTVGRAQKIPVVSLGVLLQNSPTVLASLKSRNITKPTDLYGKKVGDNPASTVHAFWNAFLKINNLDAGRITVVNVTASVGPLVAGSIDAAGLLLTNEVVVIESRGLPMNIINYADYHVKSYGQTIFTSEGLLNRDRDLAKRMALATFKSWTYTLDHVDEAVAALAEAIPETDKKLETAKWPAIKRLVWSADARAHGFGYQSLEGWAQTYNTFRAGGMIQNDFDPKALFTDVALQK; this is translated from the coding sequence ATGGACGAAACGTCTTCACTCACCACAGCTCCGACTCGACGTCTGACCCGCCGGACGCTGATCCGGGCCGGCGCGTTTGCCGCTGCGTCCGGCGCGGCCGGGGTCCGGCGGCTCGGCGGCCCGCGCGAGGCGCGGGCGGCGGGCCTCACGAAAGCGACGCTGCGCTTGAATTTCAACCCGAACGCCGAGCACGCGCCGTACTACCTCGGCAAGAAGAAAGGCTTCTACTCGCAGCAGGGCATCGACCTCACCATCCTGCCGGGCACCGGCTCGTCGGCCGCCGTGCAGCTCGTCGGTGCGGGGGACAGCATGTTCGGCGTCGCGGTCGCCGACGCCGTCACCGTCGGGCGCGCGCAGAAGATCCCCGTCGTCTCGCTCGGCGTGCTGCTGCAGAACAGCCCGACGGTGCTCGCCTCGCTCAAGAGCAGGAACATCACGAAGCCCACGGACCTGTACGGCAAGAAAGTGGGCGACAACCCGGCCAGCACCGTGCACGCGTTCTGGAACGCGTTCCTCAAGATCAACAACCTCGACGCGGGCCGCATCACCGTCGTCAACGTGACCGCGTCCGTGGGGCCGCTGGTCGCAGGCAGCATCGACGCGGCCGGCCTCTTGCTGACCAACGAGGTCGTCGTGATCGAGAGCCGCGGCCTCCCGATGAACATCATCAACTACGCCGACTATCACGTGAAGAGCTACGGGCAGACGATTTTCACCAGCGAAGGGCTCCTGAACCGCGACCGCGACCTGGCGAAGCGCATGGCGCTGGCGACGTTCAAGTCGTGGACCTACACGCTCGACCACGTCGACGAGGCGGTCGCCGCGCTGGCTGAGGCGATTCCCGAGACCGACAAGAAGCTCGAGACAGCGAAGTGGCCCGCCATCAAGAGGCTGGTCTGGAGCGCCGACGCGAGGGCGCACGGCTTCGGCTACCAGTCGCTCGAGGGGTGGGCGCAGACCTACAACACGTTCCGGGCCGGCGGCATGATCCAGAACGACTTCGACCCGAAGGCGCTGTTCACGGACGTCGCGCTCCAGAAGTAA